The DNA segment CGCCCTCATGATGGTTTCCACCGCCTGACCCAGCTTCCCTTCCGCGAGCGCGCGCGTGCGGTCGGCCTGCGTTTTGGCCTCCCCGCGCGCGGCGTCACGGATGGACTGCATGTCCGCCGTCAGCTTCTGCTCGTGCTCGGCCTGCATGCTCCGAACCTGAGCCTCCGCGTCACGAAGGATCCCGGCAGCCCGCGCCTCGGCGGCCTCCACGGTCTGCTGCGCCTGCGCGCGGGCCGCTTCGATCTGCGCGTCCAGCGCCGCTTCCCGGCTGGCCAGCTCACTTAAGACCCGACTTGAGACGTCCAAAACTCACTCCTCCTTTCCCGCTTTCCCACCGCACTCCGCTCCAAAAGCCCCATCCTGGCGGATGAGGTCTGGGGCGTGGTACGCAGGGTTTCCGGTGGCCCGACCTACTTGTAATAATTGCGTCAGACTCACTTCGCATCGTAACACAGCCCTGAAATGGGGCCGGGGGGCATGCGTCCCTCGGGGTGCGTCCAGCGCGTCGTCACGGGGAGGAAGGGGCGTCCGGGCACCGTCCCGTTTCATCTGGGCGTGATCCGGGCCGCCGATGCTTGTGGGCTGCCGACACGTGGCGTCGGCCACCGGATACAGGCCCGGCCCTTCCGGCCGCCTCGGCGTCTATGCTCTGGGCATGAAAGAGATCGTGCAGACCCCCGCCGCGCCCGCCGCCATCGGCCCGTACAGCCAGGCCGTCACCTTCGGGAACCTGGTCGTGACCAGCGGGCAGATTCCGCTGACGCCGGCCGGCGACCTCGTGAGCGGCGGCATCACCGAGCAGACCGAGCAGGTCATTGCCAACCTGCGGGCCGTGCTGGCCGCGGCCGGTACCGACCTCGACCGCGTGGTGAAGACCACCGTGTTTCTGGCCGACATGACCGAGTTCGCCGCCATGAACGCCGTGTACGAGGCGCACTTCCGCGCGCCGTACCCCGCGCGCAGCACCGTGCAGGTCGCCCGCCTGCCCCGCGATGTGCGCGTGGAGATCGAGGTGCTCGCCGAGCGGCACTGAACGGCCCGGCCGCCCAGGGCGGAGCGCCGGGTCCCCTGCGGCTCTGTGCGCTCCGCTCTTTTGTGCCTCAACTCTCGACGGCCCCGCGCGGGGCGTGCCATGCTGCACGCAATGGTCGTCCTGCCCGTCCGCTTCGAGCGCAGTCCACGCCTCCACCCGATGCTGAGCGAGCAGCCGCACGCGGTGGGGACGAAGGTCGTGGTGCAGGGCAAACGTGGCCCTGAAGTGGCGACGGTGCGCGGTGAGGCCAGCGAGCCGCACCCGTCCGAGCGCTACGGCGCGGTGCTGCGCGCGGCCACGCCCGAGGATCTGGACCGCTGGGACACGCTGCACCGTGCGGGCGAGGACCTGAAGTGGCTGCTGCGGGCGCGCGCGCGTGAGCGCCGGCTGCCCGTGAAGCTCGTGGCGGTGGAGTTCACGCTGGACGAGAGCCTCGTGACGGTCAGCTACAGCGCCGACGAACGCATCGAGCTG comes from the Deinococcus metalli genome and includes:
- a CDS encoding V-type ATPase subunit subunit G family protein; the protein is MDVSSRVLSELASREAALDAQIEAARAQAQQTVEAAEARAAGILRDAEAQVRSMQAEHEQKLTADMQSIRDAARGEAKTQADRTRALAEGKLGQAVETIMRAVLP
- a CDS encoding RidA family protein — encoded protein: MKEIVQTPAAPAAIGPYSQAVTFGNLVVTSGQIPLTPAGDLVSGGITEQTEQVIANLRAVLAAAGTDLDRVVKTTVFLADMTEFAAMNAVYEAHFRAPYPARSTVQVARLPRDVRVEIEVLAERH